In the Elstera cyanobacteriorum genome, one interval contains:
- a CDS encoding DEAD/DEAH box helicase — protein MSFVDLGLSPEVVQAVTDTGYTTPTPIQAQAIPQVLMGRDILGCAQTGTGKTAGFTLPMIDILANGRARARMPRSLILEPTRELAAQVSENFEKYGKYSKLSMALLIGGVAFGDQEKALDRGVDVLIATPGRLLDHFERGRILLNDVKILVIDEADRMLDMGFIPDVEKIVSLLPPLRQTLFFSATMPPEIKRLADAFLQNPKEITVARQSTTAETVEQGLIVVEDEDKRPALRQLLRSEEVRNAIIFCNRKRDVDIVGKSLKKHGFNAGVLHGDMTQSARTEMLEKFKAGEVTILVASDVAARGIDVAMLSHVFNFDVPIHAEDYVHRIGRTGRAGNLGKAFTFAKPDDTKFVAAIEGIINKPIPRLTLEGTETLELLSDEEVAAERKRRRRAPKRDDARGTSKPDAGGQPQPFHGTKAAVHRRDVAPSEAVERPERPSRDRFERPRREREPSFRDRDTDRPRRDRRDDLGPSVLGFGDHVPAFMLRVPPAA, from the coding sequence ATGTCGTTTGTTGACCTTGGCCTTAGCCCGGAAGTCGTCCAGGCTGTCACCGATACGGGGTATACCACCCCAACCCCCATCCAAGCCCAGGCGATCCCGCAGGTTTTGATGGGCCGGGACATTTTGGGCTGCGCCCAGACCGGGACCGGTAAAACGGCTGGTTTCACCCTGCCGATGATCGATATCTTGGCCAATGGCCGGGCCCGGGCGCGCATGCCGCGCTCGCTGATCCTAGAGCCGACGCGCGAACTTGCCGCACAAGTTTCCGAGAATTTCGAAAAATACGGTAAATACAGCAAACTCAGTATGGCGCTGTTGATCGGCGGCGTTGCGTTCGGCGATCAGGAAAAGGCGCTGGACCGCGGCGTCGATGTGCTGATCGCCACGCCCGGTCGCTTGCTCGATCATTTCGAGCGCGGGCGCATTCTGCTGAACGATGTGAAGATCCTGGTGATCGACGAAGCCGATCGTATGCTGGACATGGGCTTCATCCCGGATGTCGAGAAAATCGTGTCGCTGCTGCCGCCATTGCGCCAGACGCTGTTTTTCTCCGCCACCATGCCGCCCGAAATTAAACGGCTGGCCGATGCGTTTCTGCAAAACCCGAAGGAAATCACCGTCGCCCGGCAATCGACGACGGCGGAAACGGTGGAACAGGGGCTGATTGTCGTTGAAGATGAAGATAAGCGCCCGGCGCTGCGGCAGTTGCTGCGGTCGGAAGAGGTGCGCAACGCGATCATCTTCTGCAATCGCAAGCGCGATGTCGATATTGTCGGCAAATCCTTGAAGAAGCACGGTTTCAACGCTGGGGTGCTGCATGGCGACATGACCCAGAGCGCCCGGACGGAGATGCTGGAAAAATTCAAGGCGGGCGAGGTGACAATCCTCGTGGCGTCCGACGTTGCGGCGCGCGGGATCGACGTGGCTATGCTCAGCCATGTCTTTAATTTCGACGTGCCGATCCATGCCGAAGATTATGTTCACCGCATCGGTCGCACCGGGCGCGCGGGCAATCTGGGCAAGGCTTTCACCTTCGCTAAGCCCGACGATACCAAGTTCGTGGCGGCGATTGAGGGCATCATCAATAAGCCAATCCCGCGCTTGACGCTGGAGGGGACCGAGACGCTCGAACTGCTCAGCGACGAAGAAGTGGCTGCGGAGCGCAAGCGCCGTCGCCGTGCCCCGAAGCGCGATGACGCTCGCGGTACCAGCAAGCCCGACGCTGGCGGTCAGCCGCAACCCTTCCACGGCACCAAGGCCGCTGTGCATCGCCGCGATGTTGCGCCGTCCGAAGCGGTGGAACGGCCCGAACGCCCGTCCCGCGACCGTTTCGAGCGTCCGCGCCGGGAGCGGGAACCGAGCTTCCGCGACCGTGACACCGACCGCCCGCGCCGCGACCGCCGCGACGACCTCGGCCCATCCGTTCTAGGCTTCGGCGACCATGTGCCCGCCTTCATGCTGCGGGTGCCGCCAGCGGCGTGA
- a CDS encoding alpha/beta fold hydrolase, whose protein sequence is MSDLPELIFCPGLLCDEALWRPQATALGGRLAMRVADTTKDDTIAGMAARLLADAPPRFALAGLSMGGYLALEVLRQARERVTRVALLDTSARPDTEEQQERRRALMRMAQVGRFKGVTPRLLPLLIHPDRMEDAALVETIIGMAQRIGREGFLRQQNAILTRADSVPDLPGFTCPALVIVGRQDALTPPERAEEIAAGLPNAKLVILENCGHLASLEQPDIVADLFEDFFLTEAA, encoded by the coding sequence GTGTCCGACCTGCCTGAATTGATTTTTTGCCCGGGGCTGCTGTGTGACGAAGCCCTGTGGCGCCCGCAAGCGACCGCTTTGGGCGGGCGTCTGGCAATGCGCGTGGCGGATACGACGAAGGACGATACGATTGCGGGAATGGCGGCCCGGTTGCTGGCCGATGCGCCGCCGCGCTTCGCCCTCGCCGGGCTGTCGATGGGCGGCTATCTGGCCCTCGAAGTCTTGCGCCAAGCCAGGGAGCGCGTGACCCGCGTAGCCCTGCTCGACACTTCCGCCCGCCCGGATACCGAAGAGCAGCAGGAACGCCGCCGCGCCCTGATGCGCATGGCCCAGGTGGGCCGCTTTAAAGGCGTAACGCCCCGCCTGCTGCCGCTGCTGATCCACCCGGATCGGATGGAGGATGCGGCGCTGGTCGAAACCATTATTGGCATGGCACAACGCATTGGCCGGGAGGGTTTTCTGCGCCAACAGAACGCGATTTTAACCCGGGCCGACTCGGTGCCCGATCTGCCGGGCTTCACCTGCCCTGCCCTTGTCATTGTCGGGCGGCAGGACGCGCTGACCCCGCCGGAACGGGCGGAGGAAATCGCTGCCGGTCTGCCGAACGCCAAACTGGTCATTCTGGAAAACTGCGGCCATCTCGCAAGCTTGGAACAACCCGATATCGTCGCCGATCTCTTCGAAGATTTCTTCCTGACGGAGGCCGCTTAA
- a CDS encoding nucleoside hydrolase produces MPAHKLIIDCDPGLDDAIALLLAFASPELDVLAITVAAGNVGLERTVTNTRQLVDLAGVSVPIHPGCPAPLFRRLETAAHIHGDSGMRGAEHLPPPQAPVSDEHAVQAIIRLLRTHAPGEIILACTGPLTNLAAALIQAPDIAPRIARIVVMGGGVAQGNATPAAEFNFLTDPHAADIVCRSGAPLEIIPLDLTWQAEASPARLAPLTGVQTAIAQTTLSMMAAYGRRGRHVDSDGPPLHDPCVIGHILWPDLMTGKTGGVSVDVLPGPNEGRLTADWWGVAKPPLPQAKVLLDIDADAFFARLCDRLLRYS; encoded by the coding sequence ATGCCCGCGCACAAGCTCATCATCGACTGCGATCCCGGTCTTGACGACGCCATCGCCCTGCTGCTGGCCTTTGCTAGCCCGGAACTCGATGTGCTGGCCATTACCGTCGCGGCGGGCAACGTTGGGTTAGAGCGGACGGTGACCAACACCCGTCAACTGGTTGATCTGGCGGGCGTTTCTGTGCCAATCCACCCCGGTTGCCCGGCGCCGCTGTTCCGCCGGTTGGAAACGGCGGCCCATATCCACGGCGATAGCGGTATGCGCGGGGCAGAGCATCTGCCGCCGCCGCAGGCCCCGGTTTCGGACGAGCATGCCGTGCAGGCGATCATCCGTCTGCTGCGCACCCATGCCCCCGGCGAAATCATCCTGGCCTGCACGGGGCCGCTGACCAATCTCGCTGCCGCCTTGATCCAGGCACCGGATATCGCGCCGCGCATCGCCCGCATCGTCGTGATGGGGGGCGGCGTGGCGCAGGGCAACGCCACCCCCGCCGCCGAGTTCAACTTTCTGACCGATCCCCATGCGGCGGACATCGTTTGCCGCAGTGGCGCACCCCTCGAGATTATCCCGCTCGATCTGACTTGGCAGGCGGAGGCCAGCCCCGCCCGCCTCGCGCCCTTGACCGGCGTTCAAACCGCCATCGCCCAGACCACCCTGTCGATGATGGCCGCCTATGGCCGTCGCGGTCGCCATGTCGATAGCGATGGCCCGCCGCTGCACGATCCCTGCGTTATCGGCCATATCCTGTGGCCGGACCTGATGACCGGCAAAACCGGCGGCGTTTCGGTCGATGTGCTGCCCGGCCCTAACGAGGGGCGCCTGACCGCCGATTGGTGGGGTGTCGCCAAGCCGCCGCTGCCGCAAGCAAAGGTGTTGCTGGATATCGACGCCGATGCCTTCTTCGCCCGCCTGTGCGACCGTTTACTGCGGTATTCCTGA
- a CDS encoding ribokinase: MITVFGSINLDLVVRAAHLPQPGETVLGGAFAAHPGGKGANQALAARRAGAEVRLIGAVGADSFAAPALALLKDGGVDLSGVRTLSGASTGVALIAVEEATAENQILVASGANAAVQARDLPPLGPQDWLLLQGELDLGETLAAADIARAAGAKVVWNLAPVPPQDLPGDLDARVDLLIVNEGEAEALTGHAPPDAALAAWPGDVVITLGAAGAVARFSGQIIRAPAKRITPVDTTGAGDATVGALLAALSRGVAAPDALRFALAAGSLACLTQGAQPSYATREAIETFARS; the protein is encoded by the coding sequence ATGATCACGGTTTTCGGCTCCATCAATCTCGATCTTGTCGTGCGTGCCGCGCATCTGCCGCAGCCGGGTGAAACCGTGCTCGGGGGCGCCTTCGCCGCCCATCCCGGCGGTAAAGGGGCGAATCAAGCCCTCGCCGCCCGCCGGGCCGGGGCCGAGGTTCGCCTGATCGGGGCCGTTGGCGCCGATAGTTTCGCCGCGCCAGCCCTGGCCTTGCTGAAAGACGGCGGGGTCGATCTCAGCGGCGTGCGGACGCTCTCCGGGGCTTCAACCGGCGTTGCTTTGATTGCCGTGGAAGAAGCGACGGCAGAAAATCAGATTCTCGTCGCCTCCGGCGCCAATGCCGCTGTGCAGGCGCGCGACCTCCCGCCGCTCGGCCCACAAGATTGGCTGCTGCTGCAAGGCGAACTCGACCTTGGCGAAACCCTCGCCGCCGCCGACATTGCCCGCGCCGCCGGGGCGAAAGTAGTTTGGAATCTCGCCCCGGTTCCCCCCCAGGACCTGCCCGGCGATCTCGACGCCCGCGTCGATCTGCTGATCGTAAATGAAGGGGAGGCTGAAGCCCTGACCGGGCACGCCCCCCCGGACGCGGCGCTCGCTGCTTGGCCGGGCGACGTTGTCATCACCCTCGGCGCGGCGGGGGCGGTCGCCCGCTTTTCCGGCCAGATAATTCGCGCCCCGGCTAAGCGCATCACCCCCGTCGATACGACCGGCGCGGGCGATGCGACCGTCGGCGCCCTGCTCGCCGCGCTCAGCCGGGGAGTCGCCGCGCCCGACGCCCTGCGCTTCGCCCTCGCCGCCGGGAGTCTCGCCTGCCTGACCCAGGGCGCCCAGCCCAGCTATGCGACGCGGGAAGCCATTGAGACGTTCGCGCGGTCGTGA
- a CDS encoding iron-containing alcohol dehydrogenase, with amino-acid sequence MFSLMTPQLVVMGGGSRHETVTVLQRLGITRPLIVTDGFLVKTGVVGEIEALLHKGGMAPGRFDETVPDPTVAVVEAGVTRLQEGAYDGLLAIGGGSPMDTAKAMAVLAAGGGAMRDYKVPASADKADLPIVCIPTTAGTGSEVTRFAVITDEATDEKMLIMGLACLPRAAIVDYELTLTKPLRLTADTGIDALTHAIEAFVSKKATPLSDVYALEAMRLIYPNLRTACFEPGNHAAREAMMRGATLAGLAFSNASVALVHGMSRPIGAFFHVPHGLSNAMLLPVVTAFSAPAALDRYATVARTLGLATAAEGDQAAVSALLEALTALNRDLTVPSPAAYGIDEARYRDLMPRMAEQALASGSPGNNPRVPTAAEIVTLYDAAYRG; translated from the coding sequence ATGTTCAGCCTTATGACACCGCAGCTCGTTGTGATGGGCGGGGGTTCCCGCCACGAGACGGTAACGGTTCTGCAGCGCTTGGGAATTACGCGCCCATTGATTGTAACCGATGGGTTTTTAGTGAAGACCGGGGTTGTGGGTGAGATAGAAGCACTCCTTCATAAAGGCGGAATGGCGCCGGGGCGGTTTGACGAAACCGTGCCCGATCCAACGGTGGCTGTTGTGGAAGCAGGCGTTACCCGTCTGCAGGAGGGGGCCTACGATGGTTTGTTGGCCATCGGCGGCGGCAGCCCGATGGATACGGCCAAGGCAATGGCGGTGCTCGCGGCGGGCGGCGGCGCCATGCGTGACTATAAGGTGCCCGCCAGCGCCGATAAGGCCGATCTGCCCATCGTGTGTATCCCGACCACAGCGGGCACGGGGTCGGAGGTAACCCGCTTTGCCGTGATCACCGACGAGGCGACCGACGAGAAAATGCTCATCATGGGCCTCGCCTGTTTGCCGCGCGCCGCTATTGTCGATTACGAACTAACGCTGACCAAGCCGCTGCGCCTGACCGCCGATACGGGTATCGACGCGCTGACCCATGCAATCGAAGCCTTTGTTAGCAAGAAGGCAACGCCGCTCAGCGATGTTTATGCGCTGGAAGCCATGCGCTTGATCTATCCGAACCTGCGTACCGCGTGCTTCGAGCCGGGCAATCATGCCGCGCGTGAGGCGATGATGCGCGGGGCGACGCTGGCGGGCCTCGCTTTTTCCAACGCCTCGGTCGCGCTGGTCCACGGTATGAGCCGCCCTATCGGCGCCTTCTTCCATGTGCCGCACGGCCTGTCGAACGCGATGTTGCTGCCGGTGGTCACGGCCTTTTCCGCTCCGGCGGCGCTGGACCGCTATGCGACGGTTGCCCGCACGCTCGGTCTGGCAACGGCGGCGGAGGGCGATCAGGCCGCCGTTTCGGCTTTGCTTGAGGCCTTAACCGCGCTCAACCGCGATCTAACGGTGCCCAGCCCGGCGGCCTATGGCATTGACGAGGCGCGCTACCGCGATCTCATGCCGCGCATGGCTGAACAGGCCCTGGCCTCCGGGTCGCCCGGCAATAACCCGCGTGTGCCGACGGCGGCGGAAATCGTCACGCTCTATGACGCCGCCTATCGGGGGTAA